From Cygnus atratus isolate AKBS03 ecotype Queensland, Australia chromosome 1, CAtr_DNAZoo_HiC_assembly, whole genome shotgun sequence, the proteins below share one genomic window:
- the LOC118250642 gene encoding urotensin-2 receptor-like: protein MSCDPALISVRPGEDPESGGFSEESGGGGDGSSVLGEDSPVTGPLGTVLLLMCLIGMVGNIYTVLVASGRVAGRSAGSLGVYVINLALADLLYLSTIPFVVCTYFAHDWFFGDAGCRILLSLDLLTMHASIFLLTAMSLERYWAVTRPLRARRAGNAYRKLASAILWLLALLLTAPMMAMTQLREGDGPHKRICVPTWTPAAFRLYLTVLFATSVLVPGMVLGIVYTRLARAYRSSAWPLGLPAAGRAPTRRLSSRISAIVVAYWACFLPFWGWQLAGLYWGEGMGIGPTAQAYLNFGVTCLAYGNSCVNPFLYTLLASSYRRHPGRSGSGVAWPQAPSLDVTGGHSIPVASGEMLGSMGESVGSPRP, encoded by the coding sequence ATGTCTTGTGACCCTGCCCTCATCAGTGTCAGGCCTGGAGAGGATCCTGAGAGTGGCGGCTTCTCGGAGGAAAGTGGCGGTGGGGGTGATGGCAGTAGTGTCCTGGGAGAGGACAGCCCGGTCACAGGGCCACtgggcacagtgctgctgctcatgTGCCTCATTGGGATGGTCGGGAACATCTACACGGTGCTGGTGGCCTCTGGCAGGGTGGCGGGCCGCTCAGCGGGCTCCCTGGGGGTCTACGTGATCAACCTTGCCCTGGCCGACCTCCTGTACCTCTCCACCATCCCCTTCGTGGTCTGCACCTACTTTGCCCATGACTGGTTCTTCGGGGATGCGGGCTGTAGGATTTTGCTCAGCCTGGACCTCCTTACCATGCATGCCAGCATCTTTCTTCTGACTGCCATGAGCCTGGAGAGGTACTGGGCAGTGACCAGGCCGCTGCGGGCCAGGCGGGCCGGCAATGCTTACCGCAAGTTGGCCAGCGCCATCCTCTGGCTCCTTGCGCTCCTGCTTACAGCTCCCATGATGGCGATGACCCAACTGCGGGAGGGGGATGGCCCCCACAAGCGCATCTGCGTCCCCACCTGGACACCGGCAGCCTTCCGTCTCTACCTGACAGTGCTCTTCGCCACCAGCGTCCTGGTGCCTGGCATGGTGCTGGGCATCGTCTACACCCGCCTGGCCCGGGCGTACCGCTCCTCCGCCTGGCCCTTGGGGCTGCCAGCGGCTGGCCGGGCTCCCACCCGGCGTCTCTCCTCCAGGATCTCCGCCATCGTGGTGGCCTACTGGGCCTGCTTCCTCCCCttctggggctggcagctggctgggCTGTACTGGGGTGAGGGCATGGGCATTGGCCCCACTGCCCAGGCCTACCTCAACTTTGGTGTCACCTGCCTGGCCTATGGCAACAGCTGCGTTAACCCCTTCCTCTACACCCTGCTGGCCAGCAGCTACCGCCGGCACCCTGGCCGCAGCGGGTCAGGGGTGGCATGGCCCCAGGCACCCTCCCTGGATGTCACAGGAGGCCACAGCATCCCTGTGGCTTCTGGGGAAATGTTGGGGTCCATGGGGGAAAGTGTGGGAAGCCCCAGACCTTGA
- the LGALS1 gene encoding galectin-1, which produces MSCGPVCTNLGLKPGQRLTVKGTIPPNAKSFVMNLGKDSTHLGLHFNPRFDAHGDVNTIVCNSKKVEEWGAEQRETVFPFQKGAPAEVTFSINPSDVNVHLTGHQFTFPNRLGLSVFDYFDTHGDFTLQSISWE; this is translated from the exons ATGTCTTGC ggACCCGTGTGCACCAACTTGGGCCTCAAGCCTGGCCAGCGCCTCACGGTCAAGGGGACGATTCCACCCAACGCCAAGAG ctttGTGATGAATCTGGGGAAGGACTCGACCCACCTGGGCCTTCACTTCAACCCCCGCTTTGATGCTCATGGCGATGTGAACACCATCGTGTGCAACTCAAAGAAAGTGGAAGAGTGGGGTGCGGAGCAAAGGGAGACGGTCTTCCCTTTCCAGAAGGGAGCCCCCGCAGAG GTCACTTTCAGCATCAACCCAAGTGATGTGAATGTCCACCTGACGGGCCACCAGTTCACATTCCCCAACCGGCTTggtctttctgtctttgattACTTTGATACACATGGGGACTTCACGCTGCAGTCCATCAGCTGGGAGTAA